The sequence below is a genomic window from Coffea arabica cultivar ET-39 chromosome 4c, Coffea Arabica ET-39 HiFi, whole genome shotgun sequence.
aggtaaaacAACTTACGAGGGAGATAATTTGTATATCATCAGCtggttttttttattaattctaAACAATCTATTCTTAAGATAGATAAAATTTATGATTGGAACAAAAACCCTCATGCCTGTATAATAGATTAACCAagaattaattgaaaaaaacaaaaaaaaaattgtcggTTCATCTCTGCTGGAACATTTTTTAAGAGTTTGCCTTGGTTCCAGAATCTGTTTGTATTACCGATTCCCAGTCAAGCAATTTCAAAAGGCGTGGTCTTTTTATATGAGAACATCACCACGCCTTCTGTTATCCAAAAGCCCATCAGATCAGAGGCATTTCTCCTCTACTAGCTAGCACCACGCCTTCCAGTTCCACAAGTAGTCACCACTTGAGATAGGACTCTCCCAATATTTTACTGTCTTAAAATTTTCATAATACATAGCtgcaaaatggaaaagaaacaagaaaaaggagaaaccccccccctccccccccccccaacaaaggAAAGGGCAAGAAGCCAAGAACTCCATAGTTAGTTCTAGTCTACAAGATGGAAACAAAATTGAGAGTTATCCATGACATATCAACGATAAAATCTCTCTTTTTAAAAACCACTTGAATTTAGCTAGATTTTTTGGGTTAAAGCAATGGAAAGAGGTGTCTACCTTCAAGCTCCAAAAGGGGGGAaatggggaaaaaagaaaagatgaagaaATAAGTCAAAATAATTGTAATTGTCAATCAATATATTTCATAAACttaagatttttattttttgaacaaaatgaactcaagaattaaGATCAGACAATAAGCCCGAAAGTCACACTCGTGATAAAGATATTGTATGGCTCTTTCACCTTTTTGCTTTTCATTTATGTGCTTAATTTGTACATTCCTATCATTCCCTTTGCCAAATTTTTCATTAGATATCACATAAATGAGAGGTTATATTATGATGTTATAAAAGTAACAAAGTGCCATTAACAAATAGAAGAATGCCCAATATCACCTCAcaatcctaaaaataaaaataccatAATTACCATTTTGACTCTTATCCCAATGATCTTTTGTTCCCTTTTCACATTACTCTAGGATGGAACCTTGGGCCAAGGCATGTTATCTGAACTCTATCTCTACGTACAAGCAGCAGACAAGGAAAAAGTAGACCAGGAGACAATCTTGTTCAATATCCTTGAACTGCTCTGAATAAAGTTGAAAAAGCTAAAAATTCCAAAGTTGAGTTGATTATGACAGTAGCAATATTTGACAAAATTGCAGGTCTCTTTGGCATCTGCTTGATTACAACATAACATAGGATTCTTACGCTACAGCCTGCTTTTCACCTTATACTCTTGCCAAATCTTATAAGACAACTCTTCTCCATCACTGAAATTTTGTGTAGCAGTAGTAATAATGTCATCAatgatgagaggaaattcaagATCATCAATTGAATCATCCTGCAATGGAATTGTTCGTAGAATGGTAAGCCTTCCCAGGAGCATTTTAGGGGGTGTTTCCAGAGCAATGGGACAAGGCATGGACTTTATTCGAATAGGAGGAAGAAGACACCACCCTCATCAACATCATCATCTACCATTAGCAACAGATTTTCCATTTGAGCAATATCCCTCATCAGATCCTCCTGTGAATGGATCATTCAATCAACCTTCACAGAATTTTCAGCAGCCACCGATGGTACAAGAGGAATGGGCATTTCTAGCAAGTCTGGAGCAGGAATATGGCACAAATCATCCATTTTTCTACGTTTGTCGGTTCATGGATGCTCTGAAGATGGCTCAAGAAGAGCACAAGTTCATTTTCCTGTACTTGCACTCCCCTGAGCACCAATTCACTCCCGCTTTCTGCAGGGAGACTTTAGGTTCTGAGCTGGTTGTTCAGTTTCTCGATGCAAATTTCATTAGCTGGGGAGCACTTGCAAACAGAGGGGAGGGGTTCCATTTGGCTTCAACATTAAGGGCCTCCAACTTTCCATTCTGTGCTGTGGTCGCTCCAGCTTCTGCTGGCAATTTAGCAGTTCTGCGACAGGTAAGAGGAAATTTTATACAGAAACTTCATTTCGTTTTGAAATGTTTATAAGCACCTGAATATGAAACCTCAACATGACTAGAATGCCTATTGCCTAAACTAGATGGTTTTGTGTACAATCAAAAGGTTCAGTATAAAAAGATTTTAATCGTCCTGCATTTCAGATTAAATTATCGGCAAATAGGAACAAAGATATCCCCAAATATTAGGTGTTGGCTGATATCTCAAGTCAAAGTTTCTACAGCCCGTACTACCTGGGATTCTGCTTTCTCATTTTTGCTGTGAATATGATCgcaaaagaaggaaattacTCCCAAGAAAGTTTAGATCATCTTTTCTGATGATATGGTCATACTTCTTGTAATGGTAGTATAGTGCACTGAGGGGAGACTACTGGCCATGATTGGGCTCATACCTTAAAGCAGCatcttttccatctttttttaaTGTGTTTTCACATTGAAATTCTCTAGTGTTGATTCAGTTGTTTCAATTTCAAGACATGTTCTTCCATGAAAAATCTGATGCATCTGAACTTCCTTACTATCATTATTCATTGATATGTCACCTGTATTTGATTTGTGAAAGAAGGGAAACTCTCTGACTTGCCCTGTGTAGATTGAAGGTCCAGTCTCCCCTGCTGAATTGGTGGAGATACTACAAAGGACCATGGAGGAGCAAGGACTGGCATTTGACAGTGCAAGGGCCAAtgaggaagaaaaaagaagagcaGATCGTAAATTGAGAGAAGAACAAGATGTTGCCTATGTTACAGCCCTCCAGAGAGATCAGGTGCACTTTTGCTCAAAATTAGTCGAGCTTCGATTAAGTTAATGTCTGAATCAAACCAGTAGGAAACAGGCTTTCCCATTTGTACAGGAGAAGGAAAAGCTCAGGAGTTTCGCTTCAGAACAAAGAGTTTCAAAAGCTGCAAGTGCCTCCAATTCATCTAATCAAGAAAAAACCAAGCCAGTTCCTCTAAAGcagcaaaacaaccaaatcaaggATGGTCCAAGAGCAGGAGGAGCTATGCATAAAGGAAATGCTCAAGAAACAAAGGTACTTGATCAAGACTTATCCTCTTTGTAGTCTTGTAAGAGTATGCTTTGGTCCATAATATTTCATATGCCCATTGAGCTTGATCTCAAGAATGAACTCCTCATCTTTCTGTGTAGATATTGATAAGGTTTCCAAATGGGGAGAGAAGGGAACACAGCTTCTTGAGCACAGACAAGGTTCAAGCAATTTTTAGGTACATTAATTCACTAGGCTTGCCTGGAGTTGGCGGCAATTACAGGCTAATTTCTAACTTCCCAAGAAAGGTGTTTAGTGTTGATCAGATGGGAATGACGCTGACAGAGGCAGGCCTTCATCCAAAAGCTAGCTTGTTCTTGGAGCTTCTTTGACCATAGAAGTTTCTTTTCCTTGGTACGTTACTGAAGTTTCAGAATACAAATTAAAGAAATGTTTTCAGCATCTCACTTTGTTGTTATGGAGACTTTGGGTAGCAAGtattattatttataagtaATAATAAAACTTTTGCTATAATTCATTACTTTCCTTTCCATAACAAATTTCAATCAACGTAGTGATTTTCctactttatatatattttttattgatttttaatCCATGAATCTATAGTTCCAAATGCTGTTCAGTTTCTGTTTTTCTAAGTTGGTGATTTtgcccacacacacacacacacacacacacacacttccCTATAATTAATCAATTATAAATTTCATTCTAATTAATTTCCATTCATTCTAAagcataccaaaaaaaaaacacagataTATTCTATCTTCTAattagaaaattcaaaattagttaccctttttttcttttttggcaatCACGATCACATGCTGCTTATATGtacattttttgttctttttcctttaaagGATTTTTcatattaatttcttttctttaaatttttttttaaaaagtaatcAAATATTGATAATACTCTCTAATATATTTACTTTTCTCACACAATACTTTATTACCATCAAGATGAGGTTTGATGAGAACTAATCATTATATTGTGTAGGAGTAGCTATTTTTATGTCTTTTAGTCTAAatattttgttttatatttagtattttaaattttattaaatttcttattttagtgCTTTTGTATCCATGACCATCTAAAAGAAATATCgaagatgaaaagaaaagcaagtgCGACTAACTAGTTGTTAGATAGAAGAACGTTTGGGCTGAGGTGCCTCAGGGTAACTACTGCTTTGGTGCTTGTCCTCTTCCAAAGGAGCCACCAGAGACAGTAAATAATCCTGGACATGAAACTAATTCAAGATTAGTGCTGGCAATCCAATTCAACCAAAGAAGGAAAGGTGCACTCCAGCCCAGAATCAGCTGCTTAGAACTGTTTTTATCTACTGCTTAGAACTCATTCCTGCCAACTTCTGGTGGGAACAGAGACCTGCTTAAACCCGCAGCCCTGCTCTCAGCGCCAGCCTTGCTTGTACACCCTAGATATGCAAGAGACGTTTTTTCCAATATGCAAAGCTAAAAATTGTCTAATCCCGGCAAGGAATATATCTCGAAGAGCAAATTTCGAAACTTACCATGCATGTGATACGAAAACATGTGCAGATGCTGACTGCTGAGCGTTTGCCTTTGTAATGGAAAGATCCTAACATGCATAGCTGGCTGCCTTACCGCTTTCCCCCTCATCCCCAATCCATAGGATGAATACTGGGGACATATGCTTTAGAATGCCAATTTAGGGAGCACATATGGTGCATACAAAGAAGCAGCAAGTGAAATAAGTCCTTGATATTTAACCAACACACTTCCCAGCTTAATCAGTACAAAGAATCATAATCTACTCTTAACTGTAGCTGATACTTGAAATCCAAAAGCCAATTAATTGCGGTGCATGCAGTAATATGGCTTCTGCCCTAGATGGCTCTTCAAACCAAAAGAAGAGATATCCACCCATAGCCATCAAAAAACAATGCATGTAATTAACACGGACCGCGGAGTTGCCGATGGAGCAGCAAAAGAATTGCGaaaagcttaaaaaaaaaatggccgcATCAATTAAGGTTTCAAAAGGATTTCTTTTCATAAGATACCAAACCATGAACTCCTCCTTCGACTTGTGCTGCTCCACTTCGAACCTGTAAAAGAACAAAACACCAAGTGAGTTTTTGTAGGTACATAATCGTTAGATTACTAGCAAGGTAACGCTTCACAGATACAAGTTGAAGTGGTAAACAAACCTCAAGCCTCAGCACCTCTGATCTTAACAGGTCATGTGCAGATTCAACAGATGAAGCACCAAGATCCTGGAAACCCTGCTTCACTGCTTGCACTGTATAGGGTATAAACTTCAGAATTGATCCTTTGTCTCTAACTGCTCCAACTACACCCTGAGCTATCTTCAGTTTAGCCGTATCACCCAAGTATCTTGCATCACTCCCTTTTGTCATTGCTTCCAAAGATCCCATGCCCCTGTATTTCTTGACTCGAATGCCATCCTGTAATTCCAAATCTGAACTATTCAAACTAAAGAAAGATATAAAGCACCAATTATGTGCCATAATCATGGAGAAGCGTTTGGCAGCTATGAGAAGCGCTTGTATACTCATGTCCATGCATTATTAAAGGAGAGCCGtgaaaaaattctaatttcgTCCAACTTAATTGCAGCAAGAGAGAATGAAGACTCTGTCCCACAGGTATCTCATTTGATAACATATAAATCCTACAGATAATCATAGATGCAAGAAGTTTAATAAAACAAGTATGTTGCTCTAACCATTATTCCTCAACTTATTATCAAGGTTGTAAACTTAAAAAAGGAAGAATTGAAGGCCAAATACCCACCCACCCCCTTCCccctcaaaaaaaaatgtatccCATAAGAATaccatgaaaaaggaaaaaaaaaaaaaaggaaaagatgaaAAAGGTAACAGAATACATGTTCAGAACAATGGGGAAAGGTTTACAATATCCTACTAATGAGCTCATGGAGGAAATATTGGGAACGAGAAGAATATCCTATAAGCTGTAATGGATATGGATAAAACAAGAAGCTGCGCCACCAAACCTGATATTGGTAAGTGCCTGGAGCTTCAGTGCTTCCGGCTAAATAGCTGCCCATCATCACAGTTGATGCCCCAAGAACTAAAGCCTTGACAATGTGCCCGGAATTTGAAATGCCACCATCGGCAATGACAGGGATACCACTTTGTTCAGCAATAGATGATACTTTATAAACAGCTGTGCCCTAAAAACAAATTGCAAAGAAATCATTGTATAAAGAGTATGTAGCAGAGATTTCACAAACACGAGAAGGAGTTCTGAATTCCCTAATATCCTCTCATTGCAAGTTTATAACTGGGCAATATACTCCAGTCACTCAACACAAATGATGCTCCAAAAGGCAACAACTAATGATGGAGTAAATATTGGGTAAGAGGAGAAAAAGaaggggggtgggggtgggggtgggaTAGGGGAAAGGGAaggggtgtgtgtgtgtgtgtgtgcaaaCGAAAATGTAAAAGGGAACTTCCCTCACTATAACGAAAGCATACTAGCTGAAAAAATTCAATGCACACAAATGGGAACATGGGAAGCTGTGATTTTGAACATAAAGACAGAAACTTTATGCAGTTGTCAATGCATAGATTGCAGAAAAATGGGAGCTTCTCTCCAAATGTGTAAATAAAGGCCTCaagaaagcaaaccagaaaagggcgaagagaaaaaaggaaccAGTAGGACTAGTAGACAAGGTAATACCTGTCCACGGCCAACAGCGCAGACCTCTTGGGTGGTGCAAATGGAACCAGAACCCATGCCGACCCTTAATCCATCAACGCCGGCCTGAATCAAGTTCTGGGCCTGATACATGGTCACCACATTCCCTCCAATCAAATCCAACCCCGGATACGTCCTCTTCACGTACTTGATCATCTCCAGCTGATAAATGGAATTCCCCTGAGAGCTGTCCAAGACCACCGCATTGACCCCAGCCTTGACCAAATGCTCCAGCCTCTCCTTGTCGGACTCACGGGTCCCGATGGAGGCACCCACCAGAAAGTTGCCATCCGCGCCGAGGGAGGGGAGGCCTAGCTTGGGGAATCCCTTGATCCTCTCAACGTCAGAAAAAGTGGCCAGGTTCACCACCTCGTCCTCATCGCCGTCATGGGCTGCTGTACTGACCAGGGGGACGAAGTCGAGTTTACGAGCGGCCAAATAGGCAGCAACATCCTCCAAAGTAGAACCGTTGGGCAAGGAACAGAAATCGCGATCCACCTTCCTCATGTAATCGGAGACCCTCCTGGCTTCCTTGGAATACTCGGAGGGAAAAGCCTCCCAATCGGAACGAGAGACGAGGCCTAGCAGCTTGGAATGGCTGCTGCCGGAGCTGGTGATGAAGATGCAAGGGGAGGAGCCAAAGTCGTCGAGGGAGAGGATGGAGTCTGAGGGGGAGAGGAAGATGAGATCGGAGGAGAAAGGGAGGCGGTGGGACTTGGCGGCGCGGACGAGAGAGGCCTGGTGGGAGGGGGAGTTGTTGGAGTGGATGAAGGAGAAGGCGCCGAGGGAAGCCATGGCTGAGGCCATGGAAGACTCGGAGATGGTGTCCATGGGGGAGGAGACGAaagggagggagagggagaggttGCGTgagagaggagaggagagggagacgGCATCGGTGGAGAAGTCGATGAAGTGGGGGAGGAAGATGAGGTCGTCATAGGTGTAGGAGTAGCCCTGAGAGAAGAGCTTAGGAGCTGGAAAGCCATCATCGTCGACTCCATTCATGGTTCTGCAAAATTACAGTATAATTTGTCCGTGATTACTGTTcataaattatgaaaataataatgAATGGTTATTATTTTGAGATGATGGGTTTTGGGGAAAGGGTTTTAGCAGCAGGGTTTTAGATTTATAGCAGCAGTGGGTTGGGGTTGGGGGACAAAACGGATGGGGTTTTAGATTTATAGCCGACAGATATCCTTATCCTTATCTCCTTGCATATACATAAACTTTTCGTTCCTACAGCGGAGCTACTTTCAAGCGCAACTCTGCTTAAATGGGTTGTACTTGCTAGTGATTCTCTCTGCTTAAAGCTCTTGTACCTTGAAGTGAacattccttcttttttttttcttttgtctatTGTCATCATCTATCCATCTATGCTCCTACTCCAGGTTCTACTCTAAACGATAATAAAGGATCCCATTCTAACCTATATTAGAGGAATGATCCAACAGGACCACGAAAACTGAACCACCATCAGACCATAAAGGTGTATAATGCGCTCTATGAATCTTAAAGATGCCACATTAAACGACAACTTTTGCTAGGAGATAAGGTAATCTCCTAACCCCACAAGATATGTAGTGACTAAGGATTTATTTGCAAGCaagttttttaccaagtttatttgttacaaatttttaacaattttagcTACAATAACctcattgtcgcgccccattttttcgcACAATGAAAATAAGAGGGTGTTTACAAAAGATggcatttttttatttaaaaacaagTGAACAAAGGACCTAGAATGAGACTTtaaaaaatgcgacaatttgggtataaaatttaatttaaaagagtttttaaaaaaaataggagtcgccacttagtattgaatttgaatatacCAAGTCACCCCAAAAAgtattttttgacaaaaataaaataaaacaaatctaattatcctatctattacatttttgaggtatttaaatgcctcacaaataattataacaattaactaaacaaatataagaaaatttgaatgagcatttaaatcaaataaacaaagcatataaaaatatataaatacataggaacacgtaggagcacataagagcatgtaattgacattgaaataataataataggtgtacctcccttttgaagtggtgactaaatggaatcaaattgccttatttatactcaaaataaacagaagaatcatggcaccaatttaattgaaaataataataataataataataataataataataaatactaaATTCACCTTAACATGTCAAAATAAAGAAAGTcaagaacatctaaaaattacaagttaaatatactcaaaagtaacataattagctattaaagaaaagaaacaattattataaagagagtcaaaattcaccAGGGACTAATTGCACAAACTAAAACACTTTTGGggtcaaaaatataatttttccaaagtttaggggccaaaattaaatgaaagataaagtATAGGGAGCAAAGTGCAATTAACTTAAGGACCTAGGTGAAAGGGATTTAAAATATTCTGGGCCTCAGCAAAACTACCCCAAAGATGAGGGGCTAAAGTGAAAATTTCGGTTTCTGATATTCTTAAGAAAATGGGCCACTAGGccattctccatttcttctttggGCCACGGCCATCCGGCCCAAGAGAAAGTCCAGGTTAAAATACACAGGCCAGCCCCTTTTTTAtcactcaaacccaaccaaaaatgAATGGACTCTGACCTTCTAGCCCAACCTAAACCCAAGAGACATAAatcgaaacccaaccaaaataaccacaaGCCCACTAAAGAATTAGCCcaattcttttccctttttttttcttcttttcttttctttcctttcttttctttcttccccattcgtttcttcttctcttcctcttctggCCATCCGAAGCTCACTTCAGTTGGCGGCCATGGTGGCTGCCAGCCCGCCACCGCCATCacaattttcaccaaaatacacaccccactcgatttttcgcgtaggTTCCATTTCCGGAGTTAGTTTTTACGAAAAATGACCCGAAAGTGTCCaaaaaaagcaaaagacagaccagtttttatttttttcaaatcaccataTCTTTcactaaaaattataaaaaaatatactaCAACACTCCTTGTGATTTTTACAACCTAACTATGAACTGAAATCAATAAAAGCAACAACAAATAcgacaaaattaaaataaaacagtccaaaatgaagaaaaattattCACATGCTTCTAAAGTTCAAACtcccaaaattttttaataatcaCACATTTTCGGACCTACACTAGCAAACGATCAcctatttttgacaaaaaaaatgcacaatgTTCAGCTTTTAATCGTTTTccattttggcattttatcaaacatatAGCATgcataaacaaaaataatcttTCTTCTCCTCGATCTAATCTTGGACTTGCCCAACAACATCACAACAACAAAACCAACAAAAGAACGGGACAAAGCAGCACTTAAACATGCTtttaatataactaactaaaaaaaagaaagagaaaagaaagaaacaaaaaatcgaaaaaaagaaaggaaaactacCTCAACTAGAATTACGGTCCTTTGGCTAGAGTTTGGAGGAAATTCCAAGCTTCAGTTGTCCAACCGATAGCTGCCTCcctttttgtgtttgattttgtggaagaaaaATGGGTAGAGGGAGCCGAGAGGtccaaaagaaaatttcagtggagtttttttttttttttttggtttttgttctTGTCTGTTAAGAGCTAGCCGAGAGAGGGAGGGaaaagatttttttcttttgtggctTGTCTATTGGCGGGCAAAGAAAAGAGCCGAAAATGAGAGGAATTCTTCTTTGAGAGAAAAGTTGCTGCTAATTTTTGTCTTCGGAAGAAGCCCAGAGAACCCAGAGGGACTTGGGAGGATGAGGAGTGCTTTTTTTTCTTAGTTGTCTTGTGTGTGTGAGAGCCGAGAGATTGTATTGAGAGAAAAGATGGGGAGTTGgtttgttttcttgtcaaaaAATGATTGTCTTCCCACCTAATCAAAAGAAAGAAGCATGGAAATCGAGTGTGAAATGGGTTAAGTGTATTTGGCGGAAAAAAATGATTAGGATGATTTCTtgatttcctctttttttttttttgttgctattttgctttgttttgttgtttttttagtttttgttttccttttttgtgttttttttttctttccctaaaACAAACCTGCAAAATGAGAAAAACACACgttaaaatgtaagaaaataaataactcattaaataaaaaaaattcaagaaatattaaaaattgataaaaatttggtatttatactcataaaatttatcaaaatttttaaattatatactccaaaatatctaaaaatttacacattttaaaaaaaatttttacaataTCTACaataagttacagtaaaattttagacaaacactcgAAAAACTCATTTACCAAACGAGACCTAATCCTTTCAATGGTGGTTGGTTTGAAGTGGACATTCGATTGGAGTGACTGGACCGAATTTGGATTGTGTTTATCGCTGCCGCCGCTTGTGGGGCCCGCCTTCTTATAATAAGAAGCTCAGGCGGATGGGGCTTCAGGGTTTTAGATTTATAGCCGACGTcctttaaaataaataaataaaagatttATAGCCGACAGAGACAGAATGGAACGTCATAGGGAGCGCTGGTGCTGGTTGGGTGCTTTATAGTTTTGGTTAATTGCATTTACCTCCCCGGAGGTTTGGCCAAATTTCAAGTTAGACCTTTAGGTTTAACCAAACTACGAAAAGCTCCCTGAAATTCAAAACTTCATATTAAAAAATGTGCCCTGCTATTAGCAAACTAACGTTGACCTCCTAAGTTTGGCGAATTTCTCGAAATAATATTGATATAGgaaaaaatcacaaatataGTATTTTGTGGGATTTGTTTCCAAAATAAGGGTCGTCGCACCTGAGAAAATCGACGCacaaaaatttctaatttatttttgaaatttttttcaacggtttaaaaattttttaagttaAGATTTTGGGCtaaatattttaatttagtCGCAAATCTAATATGAGGCAAAAGCTATGTACCATTGATTAAAATGTTGATCAAACAAtcgtgatttgaaaaaaaaaatttaattctaTTGCCCCAAACAAAATTTGCGgctatttgaaattttttttgagaagCCACAGATCCCATGTGCGGCAAAGCTTTGGACAACATGACTTGATGGCATTATTTTTCTTCGctgcaaattattttttttaaatatagcAGGTGATCAACGGTCATGATTTGATgggcaattttttttcctttgtcgCAAATTTAATTTGCGatgatatatttttttaaatgtcGCAGCTCTTGATCATTGATCATGGTGATCAACGGTCATGATTTGATGGGCAATATTTGTTTCTTATTACTTGCAAGACATAGAGGGGACTAGTCATTTGGGGCAACCCCGCACTTACTTGTTTATACTCCTGGCTGTATAAAGCTTCGTACCCGATCACAAACTGCACTGTTGACCTATATATACTTCTACAGGTATAAATGGAACAACTTTGGGATGTTTGAGCATCCTTATTTCATTTGAATGCATAATTAATATGACGTTCACAATGCTTATATTTTTAACAGTTATGAGCGTGGGAAATGATGCCCCAGGATTCGCCTGACTATGGTGGTTCCAGCTGCATAGGGAAATGATTTTCCCAGAGGCGGCCGTTGGGCAAGTGACTGTAcgataaaatattagggttttagtgTTAGGATTTAGGAATTAATGTTTTAGGGTTAGGGTTAATGGGCAAAATCGTtgtgatttcattttttaaataaaaaaatttaaagcttCGTCACACATTTGAGGTGCAGCGAACcctttaacaaaaataattttgctTTGGCACaccttttttaaataaatatatatatatatcgctTCATTTACTTTCtagggaggaaaaaaaatgaaatttaaatcaattttttttttctgataacCTCCTTTACCATTTGTAACGACCCTTAAATTAGAACTCAATCCCAAACTACCCCACTTTTGTGATATTTTCTGCTTTTAACATTATTCT
It includes:
- the LOC113739886 gene encoding plant UBX domain-containing protein 10 — its product is MSSMMRGNSRSSIESSCNGIVRRMVSLPRSILGGVSRAMGQGMDFIRIGGRRHHPHQHHHLPLATDFPFEQYPSSDPPVNGSFNQPSQNFQQPPMVQEEWAFLASLEQEYGTNHPFFYVCRFMDALKMAQEEHKFIFLYLHSPEHQFTPAFCRETLGSELVVQFLDANFISWGALANRGEGFHLASTLRASNFPFCAVVAPASAGNLAVLRQIEGPVSPAELVEILQRTMEEQGLAFDSARANEEEKRRADRKLREEQDVAYVTALQRDQEKEKLRSFASEQRVSKAASASNSSNQEKTKPVPLKQQNNQIKDGPRAGGAMHKGNAQETKILIRFPNGERREHSFLSTDKVQAIFRYINSLGLPGVGGNYRLISNFPRKVFSVDQMGMTLTEAGLHPKASLFLELL
- the LOC113739885 gene encoding inosine-5'-monophosphate dehydrogenase 2, with product MNGVDDDGFPAPKLFSQGYSYTYDDLIFLPHFIDFSTDAVSLSSPLSRNLSLSLPFVSSPMDTISESSMASAMASLGAFSFIHSNNSPSHQASLVRAAKSHRLPFSSDLIFLSPSDSILSLDDFGSSPCIFITSSGSSHSKLLGLVSRSDWEAFPSEYSKEARRVSDYMRKVDRDFCSLPNGSTLEDVAAYLAARKLDFVPLVSTAAHDGDEDEVVNLATFSDVERIKGFPKLGLPSLGADGNFLVGASIGTRESDKERLEHLVKAGVNAVVLDSSQGNSIYQLEMIKYVKRTYPGLDLIGGNVVTMYQAQNLIQAGVDGLRVGMGSGSICTTQEVCAVGRGQGTAVYKVSSIAEQSGIPVIADGGISNSGHIVKALVLGASTVMMGSYLAGSTEAPGTYQYQDGIRVKKYRGMGSLEAMTKGSDARYLGDTAKLKIAQGVVGAVRDKGSILKFIPYTVQAVKQGFQDLGASSVESAHDLLRSEVLRLEVRSGAAQVEGGVHGLVSYEKKSF